One window from the genome of Nomascus leucogenys isolate Asia chromosome 12, Asia_NLE_v1, whole genome shotgun sequence encodes:
- the LOC100588343 gene encoding olfactory receptor 6P1, with product MRNLSGGHVEEFVLVGFPATPPLQLLLFVLFFAIYLLTLLENALIVFTIWLTPSLHRPMYFFLGHLSFLELWYINVTIPRLLAAFLTRDGRVSYVGCMTQLYFFIALACTECVLLAVMAYDRCLAICGPLHYPSLMPSSLATRLAAASWGSGFFSSMMKFLFISQLSYCGPNIINHFFCDISPLLNLTCSDKEQAELVDFLLALVMILLPLLAVVSSYIAIIAAILRIPTSRGRHKAFSTCATHLAVVVIYYSSTLFTYARPQAMYTFNHNKIISVLYTIIVPFFNPAIYCLRNKEVKEAFRKTVMGRCHYPRDVPD from the coding sequence ATGAGAAATTTGAGTGGAGGCCACGTCGAGGAGTTTGTCTTGGTGGGTTTCCCTGCCACTCCTCCCCTCCAGCTGCtcctctttgtccttttttttgcAATTTACCTTCTGACATTGTTGGAGAATGCACTCATTGTCTTCACAATATGGCTCACTCCAAGCCTTCATCGCCCCATGTACTTTTTCCTTGGCCATCTCTCTTTCCTGGAGCTATGGTACATCAATGTCACCATTCCTCGGCTCTTGGCAGCCTTTCTTACCCGGGATGGTAGAGTCTCCTACGTAGGTTGCATGACCCAACTGTACTTCTTTATTGCCTTAGCCTGTACTGAATGTGTGCTGTTGGCAGTTATGGCCTATGATCGCTGCCTGGCCATCTGTGGACCCCTCCATTACCCTAGTCTCATGCCTTCCAGTCTGGCCACTCGCCTTGCTGCCGCCTCTTGGGGCAGTGGCTTCTTCAGCTCCATgatgaagtttctttttatttcccaatTGTCCTACTGTGGACCCAACATTATCAACCACTTTTTCTGTGATATTTCCCCACTACTCAACCTCACCTGCTCTGACAAGGAGCAAGCAGAGCTAGTAGACTTCCTTCTGGCCCTGGTGATGATTCTACTCCCTCTACTGGCTGTGGTTTCATCATACATTGCCATCATTGCAGCCATCCTGAGGATCCCTACTTCCAGGGGACGCCACAAAGCCTTTTCCACTTGTGCCACTCATTTGGCAGTGGTTGTTATCTACTACTCCTCCACTCTCTTCACCTATGCACGGCCCCAGGCCATGTACACCTTCAACCACAACAAGATTATCTCTGTGCTCTACACTATCATTGTACCATTCTTCAACCCAGCCATCTACTGCCTGAGgaacaaggaggtgaaagaggCCTTCAGGAAGACAGTGATGGGCAGATGTCACTATCCTAGGGATGTTCCAGACTGA